DNA sequence from the Leopardus geoffroyi isolate Oge1 chromosome A3, O.geoffroyi_Oge1_pat1.0, whole genome shotgun sequence genome:
GCAATATCCAGCACTGTTGGTTCCTGAGCCTCTTAAGAATTCTGTAAGGGATCAtcactctcttccccttctggtaGCTCCCTTTGCAAGGACTTTTGGTTCTAATTTTCCCTGCTCAGCTAGATTGGTCACCACTCCTCcttgatatattcttttttaaaaaatgtattaaacttTTCATCTGCTGATGTCTCCTCTCCAGCCTTCTTGTCCTGAGgacttaaatcttttttattcctttatcatTGTTTTAATGGGGActcaggaagaagaaaggttCAATGTCTGTGGTCAGGAAGCCATATTTAACTGGaaatctcttttataaaataagttactTCATAGCTTTGGTGACCAATTCTTTACCTTCCCATGTTGTTCACAACTGTTTTTTCTCTAAGCAGTCTGTGCCCTGGGCAAGAAAGGTCAGCCCTTTCTCAGGAGAACTTCAAATTCTAGGCTTAAGACTATGGTAAACTCTAGTGTTCTGGCTTAAAAGTGGCATTGCTTAGTTGTTTTAAAGCATGGGCTTTATCTGAGAAGGCTGGGGTTTGCATTTCAGCCCCATtgctttccagctgtgtgaccctgggcacgtttcttattctttctgttttctcagttaTAAAATATGGGTAATAATAGTGCCCACCTCCTAGGGTTGATATAAGAATTAAAGAAGTTAATACATGACCTTTAAAGCACATATCAATTATAAAATATGGGTAATCATAGTGCCTACCTCCTAGGGTTGATAtaagaattaaagaagataataCATGACCTGTAAAGTCCGTAGCATGGTGCCTAGCAAATAAAAAGTATGCAGTGATAGTGGTCATTATTAcccttatttgaaatatttgagtaTTTCAGGTTGTGTTGTACCTAAAGTTTTTTTAGCGCATTTCAGAATTCTCAAAAAATAGCAAGTTGAATCTATGACTTCGGATCGCTCTCAGCAAGCACTGTTCTTGAATCTGAGTTTAGTTCAATTTCTAGAATCGGTATTCTGTGCTCTTCGGGTGGTAAACCTATTTTCACTGGCAAGTTTAACGCTTAGTGATCTTGCAAGCTCAGAAAGGCTGAGCCATATCCCAGAAGGTTGAAGTTAGTGTCAACCCATAGTTTAGAGCAGATGCTGGCAAACTTTTCCATTAAAGAGCCAAATaataactatttttgtttttgtggcgCATACAGTCTCTTTCTCAGCTATTCACTTATGCCATTAGAGTGTGAAAGCCTCCATAGACAATGTGTAAACAAATGGACCTGGCTATGTtttaatgaaactttatttacaaaaaaatggtGGCACTTGGGTTTGGCTGTTGGTTATAGTTTGCCAAATCCAGGCTTAAGGCATAGTGGAGAAGAAAGGGGGACAGGGGAAGGTGTAACCAAACCAACAGGAGCTCACTGCTTGGTGGGTCAGAAATTGCACCAGATTGAGTTGcctcacaaagaaaactttatttgcagcaaataaggagatcatggGGGAATTGTTTCCAAAGCTTTTTAGGATGAATATCTAAATAGGGAAGCCCTGCCATTGTATGTAGAGGTGGCATAGGGTCTGGCATGAGCCTTGAGGAAGCATGCCTATGCATACATTGTGTTCTATGAATGGGGCTTGTGCTCCTCTTTGGGCAGGGactttagtattataatgaggtaaaggaAGTCGTCTGTCATTCTGGAGGTCATTCCCTGGTCTGTCAATGTAGGCCTCAGTCAGGGGTTAAACTGGTCTGGGCCAGTTGGAGGTCACTATCACTGGAGGGGTAGTTTCGCTTTTCATTTGCCTGATTTAAGGGATTAGCTGGAAAGAAGAgttaaggaaaaatgtgggacaaaggttgATGAATAGAAGCAGGTGGGCAATAAAGGTCAGGTGTTGGGGTCTAGTTGCTGACAAAGGGAGGAAATAAGAAGGAACAGAAAtgcatcgcttctcggccttttggctaagatcatgtGTGAAGAAGGAACAGAAATGTACCCATGAAGAGAGAAGTCAGGCCTCTCAAAAGCAATTTGGTAATTTAAAGGAAGCTTGAGGATGCTGACTACCCCCACTCTATCTGGTTGTCTTCTGATGGTGAACCTTGggaaaagtaggaagaaagaaacagtttttttttaaagtttttgtttaaatgccagtatagttaacatacagtgtaatactagtttcaggtatacagttcagtgattcAGCACTGAAATAAACGTTTTTGAGTTGTATTCTGAGAATCTtcacattttcccccttttccgtCACCTTCTTCTTTGACTCCCCTTTCCTTGGTTAGGTGGTGACTTCACACTTCTTCCCCTGTTCCTAGCAGAGCCCATTAATATGAAAGGGTAAATTACTAGTAATAGTTTGGATTATTACTCCTTTTAGGgaatctgtactttaaaaaaataaaatgaaagaatatgttttttcctcttaagacattgttttgtttttgttttttgtaatgtaTGCAATGGGCACACCTCATTTCTGAGCCTCATCCCACCCTTTATCCTGTCTGGGGGTGTGGTTCAGAGATTGGGTGGGGAACCATGGTTTCTGTTGCAAATATTACTTGGTAATAAAAACAATGCCTCAGTAATTTGAGTTGTTTTGAAACAGTCATGTCAAAATGTCCTTTTTCATCAAAAACATACGTTTAACTTTCTAACAGGGTGATTTGATTGGATAACCCCAGTGGAATATATTCCAATAGaaaaaataaccacacacacaaaaagctgaAAATTTTTGGTAATCATATTATTGATGATAGTGCTTATATTCCTTTCCTGTATATGGGATAATTTAAGTGAgtattattttggtttgtttaaaattaacattttcatagtagttaaaaaaaaagttaaaggtatAAGATCAAGGAGATAAAGTAAAAATCCCAAAATCCTGAATACTATATTCTATAgtattctttccttaaaaaaaaaaaaaaagacattttcaagctCTGTTTTCAAAAAAGACTTGGAAATAATAATTTCCCCAGTATCAGTGTGTACCCCGTGCATCTGGATTCTGTTCACTAAATATCATTTCTTACTAAGGGATGAcatctccttggagaaatggataATTCCCTGTATGGGGAAAGAAATGTACAAGATTAGCCAGGAACATCTTGTTAGACCAGATAGTAATAAAAACTCCCAGTAATATGcggattattttaaaaagactcagGAGACAATTTAAATAAACTACTTAGAAAAGATGGGACAATTTTAAGCATTAATAGGTATTGAATGCAATTGATTTAAGCATAGGGAATGTGTTTAAATCCACGGGTTCATAATGGTactttaaaacaacacatatacacaaacacatacagaaATACTCTCAACTCTTCATTGGCTGCCTTTGGAGAATACTAGGAAactaccttattttaaaaactggtaagTAGACAATCTAGCATGTATCCTGCTGTTCCTATATGATAACTAGGGAGTTGGTAAGAAGTTTCTCTTTACAGGAATGTTTCagttaataaaaaagaagcaatggtagaattagaaaattatgattttgtaaaaaaagaaaattatgatttTGCAATCTGGATGGATCTAGATCAGGAGTcaataaactttttctgtaagggaccagatagtgaatattttaagccTTGTGGGCCCtatagtctctgttgcaactattcaagTCTGCATTGGAGTGTGGAAGCAGCCATTGGCAATGGACGTGAttgtttcagtaaaactttatttataaaaacagggtgCACTGGTTGGATTTTGCCCATAGGCTGTAGTTTGCAGACCCCTGATCTAGATAATGATTATCAGTATCTGATAATATCACAATAAAAGAGACACCAGGTTTTGTTCCTCCTAATGGAGGTACATGGCtcatcttgggggggggggggaaccagaATCTGATGAGGCTTTTTGATTTAACTACCAATTTTCAGAGAATAAAAGGAGCAGAGGAACATATTAGAAAATGCAGGAAGAAGCAGTCAGCAAAATCTAGACTTTGGGAAACTCCAGAGAACAAAcgactttttaaacaaattttcaagagggaaaataatatggaggagTAATCTAGAGATTAAAAATGACTTAAGAAACATAGCACATAGTTTATAGTCTAGGGCTCGTTTCCCTGTAGGAGCTCTGTATTGCTGGAGAAGGAGCAAAAGTGCCCTAATCCTTTTAGgattaatttattcaaaagaaataacagaaaaatactgaacatgcaaaaagaaaatgaaggaaaaccaCAGAACATGCCAAAGGTGGAGGCACACTGCCCTTCAGAAGATGTAccacaggaggcagagggaaatcCTCAGCCTTCTGAAGGTATAAGCCAGGAAACAGGAAGCCTTAGAGGAGGGCTGACCCATCCTGGCCTGGGGTTGAAAGAGGACACTCCCATGAGGCATTTGGACCTGGAAGAAACAATAAGAGGCGTAGATGAGTGGGAAAGGCTTAAGAAAGAGATAAGAAGAGTAAGAAACAAGCTTGCGATGATGCATTGGAAGCAAAGACATTCATGCAGCTGTTCTTATCCTGTGTGTTCTAGAccgtaaattcttttttttttttttttttgtttgatattaaAATCTGgcccctgctttctttctgtgttttctgatgTATCTTTgacatttgttttacttttaatcatctggtggaatttttttttttaggtagtgTCCTTGTTACCAGCATCTCACTGGATTTTGTGTTTTGACCCATTATGCAGATCTGTTTTTTAGTTGGAAAGTTTTACACATATGCAtgaaaatttattcattctatattGCAAAGTTAAACATGTTTACAAAGCAGTATATTTAGTATCAGCTCACATAGGTAGGATTAAATCACAaattgtatgtatgcatgcatatgtgtatacatacatccATATGTCAAAAACTTAATGGCTTATTTCTGTGTGATgtgagcttttttcttttcacttatatgtgtttttttcctgaacatgtgccacacacacaaaaagaattaaagtttTGTAATTAAGAGTCAAATCATTTGCATCCAGCTTATAAGGACAATGGAGGCACCTAAGTTCTTGATAGAACaactataaaatatgtaaatcacAAATTACCTCTGGATCTCTTAGCCAAAGAAATAATGTTGGCAAatattacagatttaaaaaaaaacatatcaaataTCAATGGGTGAATGTGGTTGTTTCCCTGCAAAGATGGTCACCAGTAATTTCTCCCATCTCTAAATAATCCTGTCCTCCTTTTAAGAG
Encoded proteins:
- the LOC123579708 gene encoding transcription elongation factor A protein-like 8 encodes the protein MQKENEGKPQNMPKVEAHCPSEDVPQEAEGNPQPSEGISQETGSLRGGLTHPGLGLKEDTPMRHLDLEETIRGVDEWERLKKEIRRVRNKLAMMHWKQRHSCSCSYPVCSRP